TAAATCAATACGGGGGTGAAGTCCTTTTTGATATTGGTGCCGTGCTTCTCTGTACCAGTGTTTTAGCGGGCTACTCAGCTCTTCACAACGCCGCCAGTCGCTATCTCTTCGCATTGGGCCGTGAAAATATCGCCCCGCATATCTTCGGCGAATACCATAAAGATTTCTTCAGTCCTCACATTGCAAGCTTGGCTATTACTGGTTCGGCTTCAGTGGTTGCAGTTGCTTTTGCTGTCGCGGGGGCAGATCCTTATAAAACCTTTGCCGCTAGTCTGATTGCAGTTGGAACCCTCGGAATCGTTGCTCTGCAGGCTTTTGCATCCCTTTCGGTCATTGTATTCTTTTGGAAGAGAAGAGATAGAAAGTGGTGGTCGGGATTTCTTGCTCCTTTAATTGGATTTATTGGACTTATGGGTGCATTTATTTTGGCCGCCGTTCATTACAACACATTAACCGGCTCAGATAGTAAGTGGATTAATTTAGTTCCTGTTCTGCTTATCGTTATTACCGCCGGCGGCATCGCCAATGGAGTAAGGATCAAACGCAACAAACCAGTCGTATATGCCAAACTCGCATCCACTCAGCTTCGCTCGAAAAAGGCTGCAGATATTAGCGCTCCAGCTATTAACTACAGTAAAAAATACTGTCTCGTCGGTGCCGGACCTGCTGGCCTAGTTATGGCTCGTGCTCTCATTAAAGAAGGCGTTCCTTTTGACTGGTATGAACGTCACAGCGATGTCGGCGGAGTCTGGGATATGGATAATCCGGGAACTCCCATGTATGAATCGGCGCACTTCATCTCATCTAAATACACGAGCGGCTTTTATGGATTCCCTATGCCTTCGAATTATCCAGACTATCCATCGTGGCACCAGATCCTTGATTACATCCGAGGATTTGCCGATGCTTACAACCTAAGGTCGAGAGTGAACTTTGGGGTCTCCGTTGTGCAGGCTTCGCCAATCAATGCCGATCAATGGAGAGTTAGCTTCTCAAATGGAAAGAGCGAAATCTACGAAGGCCTGATAAATGCCACAGGTGTGACTTGGCATGCAAACCGACCTGCGATCGCGGGTGAAGCGCAATTCAAAGGCACGATCATACATTCGGTGGAGTACCGAAGCCCGAATGAATTTACCGGTAAGAGAGTTCTCATCGTTGGGGCGGGTAACTCTGGCGTCGATATCGCGTCAGATGCTGCACAGTTTTCGAAGCAAGCTTTCTTCTCAGTTCGACGTGGTTATCGCTATATTCCAAAATACATCTTTGGTGTGCCTACCGATGCCCTTATTTCCGGAAAGATTTTGCCGCCTAAAGGGGTCTCGATTAATGGCGATGTGACAAAGATGATCGACACACTGGTCGGTGATCTCACCAGATATGGCCTACCTAAGCCTGACCACGATTTATTAGCCAGCCACCCAATTATGAATACCCAGGTTCTACATCATTTAGGTCACGGTGATTTGATTGCCAAGCCTGATATTGAAAGCGTGGATGAAAAAGGTGCACGATTTAAAGATGGCAGTTATGAAGAATTGGATCTTATCGTTTTGGCAACTGGCTATTCCTACTCGGTTCCATATTTAGAGCAGAGTGATGATGAGTGGAGAGATGGTCGACCTCAACTCTATCTTCGAATACTTTCCCGTAAACATCCAAATCTCTACTTTATTGGATATGCAGAGTTTGCCGATGCGGCATATAAACGCTTCGATGAGATGGCGCAGATGGTTGTCATCGATATCCGTGCCCGGGCAACTGGAATCAACTATCCAGAGTTACTGGAGCTGCGAAAATCCGATAATCCAGATTTGGCTGGAGGACATAAATACATTAATAGCCCGCGCCACACCAACTACATCGAAGTTGAAACCTATCTAAATTACTTAGCAATTCTGCGCGATCGATTTGATTGGCCAGAGGTTGACGAATCCACCTATCAAAGCCTTATTCGATAATCTCCCACACTCCATTTACCTGACGTGCAATGCCACGCAGTTCAAGCTCTTTCAAGTATCGCTTGTGTCCACGTTCGCCTTTCCCGACAAAT
This DNA window, taken from bacterium, encodes the following:
- a CDS encoding amino acid permease, coding for HNSVVVGSSPTRPTSSYTCITYANATLIHMEKQKVRKASNALIRERRSLTTQRIVFLVIAAAAPLAAMIGNVPLAIVYGNGVGLPVAYLVASIVLICFSTGYAAMSRRVVNTGAFYTYISRALGKDIGVGAAYLALTSYTAMTCGLAGAFGYFMHELILSAAGVSVPWFLLSAIGIAIVAVLGYRSVDFSAKVLGILMIAEFAVLIVFECIVIAKKGASAFPLESFTYHQAISGPFGIAALIAFTSFIGFESAALYGEETKNPEKSIPRATYIAVTSVGIFYVFTAWVIIGATGVSKLHSQASADGGVFVLNLLNQYGGEVLFDIGAVLLCTSVLAGYSALHNAASRYLFALGRENIAPHIFGEYHKDFFSPHIASLAITGSASVVAVAFAVAGADPYKTFAASLIAVGTLGIVALQAFASLSVIVFFWKRRDRKWWSGFLAPLIGFIGLMGAFILAAVHYNTLTGSDSKWINLVPVLLIVITAGGIANGVRIKRNKPVVYAKLASTQLRSKKAADISAPAINYSKKYCLVGAGPAGLVMARALIKEGVPFDWYERHSDVGGVWDMDNPGTPMYESAHFISSKYTSGFYGFPMPSNYPDYPSWHQILDYIRGFADAYNLRSRVNFGVSVVQASPINADQWRVSFSNGKSEIYEGLINATGVTWHANRPAIAGEAQFKGTIIHSVEYRSPNEFTGKRVLIVGAGNSGVDIASDAAQFSKQAFFSVRRGYRYIPKYIFGVPTDALISGKILPPKGVSINGDVTKMIDTLVGDLTRYGLPKPDHDLLASHPIMNTQVLHHLGHGDLIAKPDIESVDEKGARFKDGSYEELDLIVLATGYSYSVPYLEQSDDEWRDGRPQLYLRILSRKHPNLYFIGYAEFADAAYKRFDEMAQMVVIDIRARATGINYPELLELRKSDNPDLAGGHKYINSPRHTNYIEVETYLNYLAILRDRFDWPEVDESTYQSLIR